Proteins encoded in a region of the Mucilaginibacter sabulilitoris genome:
- the ligD gene encoding DNA ligase D: protein MSLEKYAQKRDFTKTAEPKSGKSKDKDKLTFVIQKHDATRLHYDFRLEMEGVLKSWAVPKGPSTDPQTKRLAMMVEDHPYDYRTFEGIIPEGEYGGGTVIVWDEGTYEPIEEIRGKKEQEKYLLKQLKSGSLKIKLHGEKLQGEFALVKTHGMGDNAWLLIKHNDDFASKKDITKEDKSVLSGKTITVMEKTSDKVWHSNHEETIEKPKKKAASKKKVPEPAEPDESIAETADIDVAAILKKAPKAKMPAGIKPMLATLVDEPFDDPDWVYEVKWDGYRALGFINKGEVELLSRNKKTFNEKFYPIHDILSNWKINAVIDGEILVLNDEGISNFGNLQNWRSEADGELVYYVFDLLWYEGKNLMGLPLTQRQAILKDILPAEDDRVRLSKVFDASGTDFFNAAERMGLEGIIAKKADSTYSPDVRSKEWLKIKVSKRQEVIIAGFTKNADTPKQFSSLLLAVYEDKALRYVGKVGTGFSDSVQKEMMAQFKPLIIDKSPFDEIPDVNKPSRFRPNPPKAKAIWLKPELVCEVAFSEVTSDGVFRHPSFQGMREDKKAKDVVREVAAPTEDVIEATEKQQEDKHTAAIKPPKQKGRKTLLNPTDETQVRKINGHDLKFTHLSKIYWPEDKVTKRDMFNYYYQAAEYILPYLKDRPMSLNRFPNGIHGPSFYQKDVKDKAPDWAKTFPYTTSEGEHKEYLIGTDEASLLWMASLGCIEMNPWFSRVQSPDNPDYCVIDLDPDKNTFDQVIETAQKVREVLDAVDVPSFCKTSGSTGMHIYIPIGAKYDYDQSQMFARIIVGIVNKQLPGYTTLERMVANRKGKMYLDFLQNRPGATIAGPYSLRPKEGATVSMPLHWDEVKPGLTMKHFTIFNSIDRLKSEGDLFKGVLGKGIDLEKTIRKTQSVFG from the coding sequence ATGAGCCTGGAAAAATATGCACAAAAACGCGACTTTACCAAAACTGCCGAACCCAAATCGGGAAAAAGTAAAGACAAGGACAAACTAACTTTTGTTATCCAAAAGCATGATGCCACCCGTTTGCATTATGATTTTAGGCTCGAAATGGAGGGCGTGTTAAAAAGCTGGGCAGTACCCAAAGGACCATCTACCGATCCCCAAACCAAGAGGTTGGCCATGATGGTGGAAGATCATCCCTATGACTACCGAACATTTGAAGGCATTATTCCGGAGGGTGAATATGGCGGCGGTACCGTGATTGTTTGGGACGAGGGAACCTATGAACCCATAGAGGAGATAAGAGGCAAAAAAGAACAGGAGAAATACCTCTTAAAGCAGCTCAAGTCGGGCTCGCTCAAAATTAAGTTACATGGCGAGAAATTGCAGGGCGAATTTGCACTGGTTAAAACCCATGGTATGGGCGATAACGCCTGGTTGCTGATCAAACATAACGACGATTTTGCATCAAAAAAAGATATTACCAAAGAAGATAAATCTGTTTTATCCGGTAAAACCATAACCGTAATGGAAAAAACCAGTGATAAGGTTTGGCACAGCAATCATGAGGAAACGATAGAGAAACCCAAGAAAAAGGCAGCAAGTAAAAAAAAAGTACCTGAACCTGCAGAGCCCGATGAAAGTATAGCCGAGACGGCGGATATAGATGTTGCCGCTATATTGAAAAAAGCGCCAAAGGCTAAAATGCCGGCTGGTATCAAACCTATGCTGGCTACGCTTGTTGATGAACCATTTGATGACCCGGATTGGGTTTACGAGGTAAAATGGGATGGTTACCGGGCCTTGGGCTTTATTAATAAAGGTGAGGTTGAACTGTTGTCGCGTAATAAAAAAACATTTAACGAAAAATTTTATCCTATACATGATATTCTTTCAAACTGGAAGATCAACGCTGTAATTGATGGTGAGATACTGGTTTTGAACGACGAAGGGATCTCCAACTTTGGCAACCTGCAAAATTGGCGCAGCGAAGCTGATGGTGAGCTGGTTTATTATGTGTTCGACCTGTTGTGGTATGAGGGTAAAAACCTTATGGGCTTACCTTTAACACAACGACAGGCCATATTAAAAGACATTTTGCCTGCTGAAGACGATCGAGTACGCTTGAGTAAAGTTTTTGACGCAAGTGGCACCGATTTTTTTAACGCTGCGGAACGGATGGGGCTGGAAGGTATTATTGCTAAAAAAGCAGATAGTACCTATTCGCCAGATGTACGGTCGAAAGAATGGTTGAAGATCAAGGTAAGTAAACGCCAGGAGGTGATCATTGCAGGTTTTACAAAAAACGCCGATACACCCAAGCAATTCAGCTCGCTTTTACTGGCGGTTTACGAAGATAAAGCGCTGCGTTATGTAGGCAAGGTGGGTACCGGTTTTTCTGATAGTGTGCAAAAGGAAATGATGGCACAGTTTAAGCCGCTGATAATTGATAAAAGCCCTTTTGACGAAATACCTGATGTAAATAAACCATCGCGCTTTCGCCCAAATCCGCCTAAGGCTAAAGCTATATGGTTAAAACCAGAGTTGGTTTGCGAAGTGGCCTTTAGCGAAGTTACCAGTGATGGAGTATTTAGGCATCCGTCGTTTCAGGGCATGCGTGAGGATAAAAAGGCTAAGGATGTAGTTCGTGAAGTTGCCGCGCCTACCGAAGATGTAATTGAAGCTACAGAGAAACAACAGGAAGATAAGCATACAGCAGCAATTAAGCCACCCAAACAGAAAGGACGGAAAACATTGTTAAACCCTACAGACGAAACACAAGTACGTAAAATTAACGGTCACGACCTGAAATTTACTCACCTGAGCAAAATTTACTGGCCCGAAGATAAGGTTACCAAAAGGGATATGTTCAACTACTATTACCAGGCAGCCGAATACATTTTACCTTATTTAAAAGACAGGCCCATGTCGCTCAACCGTTTTCCCAATGGCATACATGGTCCCAGCTTTTACCAAAAGGATGTTAAGGATAAAGCCCCGGATTGGGCCAAAACATTTCCTTACACAACCAGCGAGGGAGAGCATAAAGAGTATTTGATAGGTACAGATGAAGCGAGTCTGCTGTGGATGGCTTCTTTGGGCTGTATTGAGATGAATCCCTGGTTCAGCCGTGTACAATCGCCGGATAATCCAGATTATTGCGTAATAGATCTTGACCCTGACAAAAACACCTTCGACCAGGTCATTGAAACCGCGCAGAAGGTAAGAGAAGTGCTGGATGCAGTTGACGTGCCTTCATTCTGCAAAACATCGGGCTCAACCGGAATGCATATTTATATTCCTATTGGAGCAAAATATGATTATGACCAATCGCAAATGTTTGCCCGTATTATCGTAGGCATAGTGAACAAACAATTACCCGGCTATACTACACTGGAGCGGATGGTGGCTAACCGGAAAGGAAAGATGTACCTTGATTTTTTACAAAACCGACCTGGGGCAACCATTGCAGGACCTTATTCTTTACGCCCAAAAGAAGGGGCAACGGTATCCATGCCACTGCATTGGGACGAGGTAAAGCCTGGGCTAACCATGAAGCATTTTACTATTTTTAATTCAATCGACCGTTTGAAATCAGAAGGCGATCTGTTTAAAGGTGTATTAGGAAAAGGCATCGACCTGGAGAAAACCATAAGAAAAACACAGAGCGTGTTTGGGTAG
- a CDS encoding DUF1800 domain-containing protein, which produces MKKTVKYLCYVGLLIFGTILLSSFFAGDRGFKTVKFPYKKQGLTETQAAAHLLSRFTYGATPGEIDEVAKQGLENWFNQQLQASLPDDSLNNLLSQYDALKLSNAQVVTEYPKNAQVLRMAISAGIINKDSVKTDRKAYRDILQNYMQQNGMKPEQELFRQFINQKILRAAYSNNQLQEVMTSFWFNHFNVSITKNDCAQFIPAYERDVIRPNALGKFNDILLATAKSPAMLYYLDNFSSSASNDDVKSNKGIMRRRLMQNMNDQSADTGRRAALMNKLQKAKKVQGLNENYAREVMELHTLGVDGGYAQQDVTQAAKVLTGWTVYPMGQYGKTAKNIMDKAGDNRLESRGFVHDGDFLFNANRHDKSEKVVLGKHFGPDGGYQEGEQLLSMLAHNQATAKLITRKIAIRFVSDNPPQSLLDKMAKTFLDKDGDIKQVLVTMVSAPEFWSPAALREKTKSPFELAIGAVRTLNASIEQPYQLYSWINKMGEKVYFYQAPTGFPDKGQYWINTGSLLNRMNFGLALASGRIPGVKVDLVALNNHHEPESAQAALTTYSKLIMPGRKLDETIKRLSPLLTDPNLMQKVDEASSNKLYVKVGQPASMTMTSLDKAIADSKMNLKGKRSNNLMAMQNATGNNSMLGQVVGIIIGSPEYQRR; this is translated from the coding sequence ATGAAAAAGACGGTAAAATACCTTTGTTATGTTGGATTGTTAATATTTGGTACTATACTGCTTTCCTCTTTTTTTGCAGGAGACAGAGGGTTTAAAACAGTAAAATTCCCGTACAAAAAACAGGGGCTAACCGAAACACAGGCAGCTGCTCATTTATTAAGCCGCTTTACTTACGGGGCCACACCCGGTGAAATTGATGAAGTGGCTAAACAGGGGTTAGAGAACTGGTTTAATCAACAACTGCAGGCCAGTCTGCCCGACGATTCTCTAAATAATTTATTATCACAATATGATGCGCTTAAATTAAGCAACGCTCAGGTTGTTACAGAATATCCAAAAAATGCCCAGGTTTTGCGTATGGCTATAAGTGCAGGTATTATAAATAAAGATTCAGTAAAAACCGACAGGAAAGCCTATCGGGATATATTACAAAACTACATGCAGCAAAACGGTATGAAGCCCGAGCAGGAATTATTCCGTCAGTTTATCAATCAAAAAATATTAAGGGCTGCTTATAGCAATAACCAATTGCAGGAAGTAATGACAAGTTTCTGGTTCAATCATTTTAATGTATCTATCACAAAAAACGACTGTGCTCAATTTATTCCTGCCTATGAACGTGACGTAATCCGTCCCAACGCATTAGGAAAGTTCAATGATATTTTGCTGGCCACTGCTAAATCTCCGGCTATGCTGTATTATCTCGATAATTTTAGCAGTTCGGCATCAAACGACGATGTGAAATCCAATAAAGGAATTATGCGCCGCAGGTTGATGCAAAATATGAACGATCAAAGTGCCGATACCGGACGCCGTGCGGCATTAATGAATAAATTACAAAAAGCAAAAAAAGTACAGGGACTTAATGAAAATTACGCCCGTGAGGTAATGGAGCTGCATACCCTGGGAGTTGACGGAGGCTATGCCCAACAAGATGTAACGCAGGCTGCCAAAGTATTAACCGGCTGGACAGTTTATCCAATGGGACAATACGGAAAAACGGCAAAAAATATAATGGATAAGGCGGGGGATAACCGGTTGGAAAGTCGTGGCTTTGTTCACGACGGCGATTTTTTATTTAACGCCAACCGGCATGACAAAAGTGAGAAAGTAGTTTTGGGCAAACATTTTGGCCCCGACGGAGGCTACCAGGAAGGGGAACAATTATTATCCATGCTGGCCCATAACCAGGCTACGGCAAAACTTATAACCAGGAAAATAGCGATTCGTTTTGTAAGTGATAACCCGCCCCAGAGCCTGCTTGATAAAATGGCCAAAACATTTTTGGATAAAGACGGAGATATTAAACAAGTACTGGTTACCATGGTAAGTGCACCAGAGTTTTGGAGCCCGGCTGCATTGAGAGAAAAAACAAAATCGCCTTTTGAACTGGCCATTGGCGCTGTACGAACTTTAAATGCCAGTATTGAGCAGCCATACCAGTTATACAGCTGGATAAACAAAATGGGCGAAAAAGTATATTTTTATCAGGCCCCAACCGGTTTTCCCGATAAAGGTCAGTATTGGATAAATACCGGGTCGCTGCTTAACCGCATGAACTTTGGTTTAGCCCTTGCTTCGGGTCGTATACCTGGAGTTAAGGTTGATCTGGTTGCCCTGAATAACCATCATGAGCCCGAAAGCGCACAGGCCGCTCTTACTACATACAGCAAATTGATTATGCCAGGGCGAAAGCTGGATGAAACTATTAAGCGATTAAGTCCGTTGCTTACCGATCCCAACCTGATGCAGAAAGTTGATGAAGCCAGTTCCAATAAGCTTTATGTAAAAGTCGGGCAGCCTGCCTCCATGACTATGACATCTTTAGACAAAGCAATAGCCGATAGTAAAATGAATTTGAAGGGAAAACGCTCCAATAATTTGATGGCAATGCAAAATGCAACTGGCAATAATTCCATGCTGGGGCAGGTTGTAGGGATTATCATCGGATCGCCGGAGTATCAACGACGTTAA
- a CDS encoding phosphoribosylpyrophosphate synthetase, translating into MQNYETLVDATNDLLKRGYTANLILDGDTIDDNDQGIKMGADDFEIDEFYRFEGASNPDDMSIVYAVSSPKYNLKGVLVNAYGTYADDSSSAIAAKLHHNQISDNLHGEDRPSA; encoded by the coding sequence ATGCAAAATTATGAAACCTTAGTGGATGCCACTAATGACCTTCTGAAAAGAGGATATACTGCCAACCTGATCCTGGATGGCGATACTATAGATGATAATGACCAAGGCATCAAAATGGGTGCCGATGATTTTGAAATTGATGAGTTTTACCGATTTGAGGGTGCCAGTAACCCCGACGATATGTCAATAGTTTACGCGGTATCATCGCCAAAATACAACCTTAAAGGTGTGCTGGTAAATGCTTACGGAACTTATGCTGATGATAGTTCATCGGCTATAGCGGCCAAACTGCATCACAATCAGATAAGCGATAACCTGCACGGTGAAGACAGACCGAGTGCTTAA
- a CDS encoding sensor histidine kinase, with protein sequence MNTHFFFNSLPAKYKASYRDYYTYQNLVAIRAGSIIFLLLNIIIRILYLVFPVSLTKAQNFPEFNFSNWAFIIITPIFLIVSNLLIANFKSHRKATASMALLVFLFSVYIISCGMYSSFIATSDPSNALTLYLIALSLVSAIYVFEYYETIILIITVEVLFTALLFYSQTSATQMVYNQLISAILLSAFYLTSRYFFSYKVNYYQQVIEIREKNVEIEKAGEFKNQVLGMVAHDLRNPIAAVESIAMMMELDEVNEDTLENLSLMKASCVKARNIIDDLLEAAHNDTSNVFEMEKTELNQLLKSIVSDWEIQQDLKTDVLFTSNINPVYGAVNKEKLHRALDNLISNAIKFSKDNSRVDVRLSKKNEELIIEVQDYGLGIPADMLPDVFDRFSKARRTGLRGEQSTGLGLSIVRQIIERHNGIIEVESIVGRGSVFTIKLPASWLG encoded by the coding sequence TTGAATACGCATTTCTTTTTTAACAGCCTGCCGGCAAAATATAAGGCATCATACCGGGACTATTATACGTATCAAAACCTGGTTGCCATAAGAGCCGGGAGCATTATATTCCTATTGCTGAATATTATTATAAGGATTTTATACCTTGTATTTCCGGTAAGCCTTACCAAGGCTCAAAACTTTCCGGAGTTTAATTTTAGCAACTGGGCATTCATCATCATTACTCCCATTTTTCTGATCGTAAGCAACTTACTGATAGCTAATTTTAAAAGTCACAGGAAGGCTACCGCCTCAATGGCGCTGCTTGTGTTCTTATTTTCAGTATATATAATATCATGTGGCATGTATTCAAGTTTTATTGCCACATCTGACCCCAGCAATGCTTTAACCTTGTACCTCATTGCCTTAAGCCTGGTAAGCGCCATTTACGTGTTTGAATATTATGAAACAATAATATTAATAATCACAGTAGAGGTATTGTTTACCGCTCTTTTATTTTACAGCCAAACCAGTGCCACGCAAATGGTATACAACCAATTGATATCGGCAATTTTACTTTCGGCTTTCTATCTTACTTCAAGATATTTTTTCTCTTACAAAGTTAATTACTACCAACAGGTGATTGAGATCAGGGAAAAAAATGTGGAGATTGAAAAAGCAGGCGAATTTAAAAACCAGGTTTTAGGAATGGTTGCCCATGACCTGCGCAACCCTATAGCTGCTGTTGAATCTATTGCGATGATGATGGAGCTGGATGAAGTAAACGAGGATACCCTGGAAAACCTGAGTTTGATGAAGGCATCATGTGTTAAGGCCCGTAACATTATTGACGACCTGCTGGAAGCTGCGCATAATGATACCAGTAACGTTTTTGAAATGGAAAAAACGGAGCTGAACCAATTATTAAAAAGTATTGTAAGCGACTGGGAAATACAACAGGATCTTAAAACAGATGTGCTTTTCACAAGTAATATTAACCCTGTTTATGGAGCGGTAAATAAAGAAAAACTGCACAGGGCACTTGATAACCTAATAAGCAACGCCATAAAGTTTTCAAAAGATAACAGCCGGGTAGACGTGCGGTTGAGTAAAAAAAACGAAGAGTTGATTATTGAGGTACAAGACTATGGCCTTGGCATACCAGCAGATATGCTTCCGGACGTATTTGACCGCTTTTCAAAAGCACGGAGAACAGGTTTAAGGGGAGAACAATCAACCGGTTTGGGATTGAGTATTGTACGCCAGATTATTGAAAGGCACAACGGTATTATTGAGGTGGAAAGCATAGTAGGCCGCGGATCTGTTTTTACCATAAAATTACCGGCGTCCTGGCTGGGATGA
- a CDS encoding DUF1501 domain-containing protein, with amino-acid sequence MVSRRGFLKSGGLALLGVGLMGGIPGFLAEAAASEKIIAPYKKRKTLICIFQRGAMDGLMAVTPFTDEYLKTARPNLFMSAAKSGNSTPLIDLDGRFGLHPSMKAFEPMFREKRLGIVHGIGSPNTTRSHFDAQDYMESGTPFNKGTASGWLNRAVGLLGHDALTPFTAVSMTSAMPRSFYGDNPSVSISNLQDFAIQMRGNPMGANLAAKSFEDLYDQTASGLLKETGKESFEAVKMLQKTNIKNYTPANNAVYPNSALGNSLKQIAQLVKMDVGLEVAFAESNGWDTHFNQGTENGIFARNVADLSNSVTALWTDLGAYQDDVTIMTMTEFGRTVHQNGTGGTDHGRASCNFILGNDINGGLVHGDIKPLAVDNLEDGRDLAVSTDFRSVFSEVADKHLSINNDHVLFPDWKGDRIGVMLG; translated from the coding sequence ATGGTATCAAGAAGAGGATTTTTAAAATCGGGCGGCTTAGCCTTGTTAGGTGTTGGTTTAATGGGAGGCATTCCTGGGTTTTTAGCCGAGGCAGCCGCAAGTGAAAAAATTATTGCACCTTATAAAAAACGCAAAACACTTATCTGTATATTTCAAAGGGGCGCCATGGATGGCTTGATGGCTGTTACACCCTTTACTGATGAGTATTTAAAAACGGCACGGCCCAACTTATTCATGTCGGCAGCAAAAAGTGGTAACAGCACGCCGCTTATTGATCTGGATGGCCGTTTTGGGTTGCACCCATCTATGAAAGCTTTTGAACCCATGTTCCGCGAAAAGCGCTTGGGTATAGTACATGGTATAGGTTCGCCAAATACAACCCGCTCTCATTTTGATGCACAGGATTATATGGAATCGGGCACACCATTCAATAAAGGGACTGCCAGCGGCTGGCTTAACCGCGCAGTTGGTTTACTTGGTCATGATGCTCTTACGCCTTTTACTGCCGTAAGTATGACGTCGGCAATGCCACGGTCCTTTTATGGCGATAACCCTTCTGTATCTATCAGTAACCTGCAGGATTTTGCTATTCAGATGCGCGGCAACCCAATGGGGGCCAACCTGGCAGCTAAGAGTTTTGAAGACTTGTACGATCAAACCGCATCCGGTTTATTAAAGGAGACAGGTAAGGAAAGTTTTGAGGCTGTTAAAATGCTTCAAAAAACCAATATTAAAAATTACACACCTGCTAATAATGCGGTGTATCCAAATTCTGCATTGGGCAATTCTTTAAAGCAAATAGCGCAGCTCGTTAAAATGGACGTTGGCCTGGAGGTTGCCTTTGCCGAATCAAACGGCTGGGATACGCACTTTAACCAGGGAACCGAAAACGGTATTTTTGCCCGTAATGTTGCTGATCTGAGCAATAGTGTCACAGCACTATGGACAGATCTCGGCGCCTATCAGGACGATGTAACCATAATGACCATGACCGAATTTGGACGCACTGTGCACCAAAATGGCACCGGTGGTACAGATCATGGCCGCGCATCATGCAATTTTATTTTGGGCAATGATATTAATGGCGGCCTGGTACATGGCGACATTAAGCCATTAGCGGTAGATAATCTGGAGGATGGCCGCGACCTGGCAGTAAGTACCGATTTCAGGAGTGTGTTTAGTGAAGTTGCGGACAAACATCTTAGTATAAACAACGACCATGTTTTATTTCCCGATTGGAAGGGGGACAGGATAGGGGTGATGCTTGGATAG
- a CDS encoding inorganic diphosphatase, whose translation MKPISIVIETPKGSGHKYNYQPDQKNFKLKKLLPAGMVFPYDFGFIPDTRGEDGDPLDVMVISEIATFPGCCMDCRIIGAFKVLQTAPDGKTIRNDRFFAIPEVSVMFKDVTDIKDLPHALLDQLEHFFKNYITQEGKLLEVTERIGAAAARKMIH comes from the coding sequence ATGAAACCAATCAGCATCGTTATTGAAACACCCAAAGGAAGCGGTCACAAGTATAACTACCAGCCCGATCAAAAAAACTTTAAGTTAAAAAAGCTTTTACCCGCAGGGATGGTGTTCCCTTATGATTTTGGCTTTATTCCGGATACCCGGGGTGAAGACGGCGATCCGCTGGATGTGATGGTTATTTCGGAGATTGCCACTTTCCCGGGTTGCTGTATGGATTGTCGCATTATTGGGGCCTTTAAAGTTTTGCAAACCGCACCCGATGGTAAAACTATCCGCAACGACCGTTTCTTTGCCATTCCCGAGGTGTCTGTCATGTTTAAGGATGTCACTGATATTAAAGATCTGCCCCATGCTTTACTCGACCAATTGGAACACTTTTTTAAAAACTACATAACACAGGAAGGCAAGCTGCTCGAGGTAACAGAACGGATTGGGGCTGCTGCTGCACGAAAAATGATACATTGA
- the clpB gene encoding ATP-dependent chaperone ClpB: MNFNNFTIKAQEAVQKASEIATGNQQQAIEPAHLLKGLLLVDENVITYLLKKLNVNLNRLNETLDAQITSYPKVSGSNIYLSSDANSSLQKAQGYLKEFKDEFVSVEHILLGILAAGGTVSSMLKDLGVNEKDLKKAILSLRGDSKVTDQNAEATYNALNKYARNLNEYAGSGKLDPVIGRDEEIRRVIQILSRRTKNNPILVGEPGVGKTAIAEGIAFRIIKGDVPESLKTKVVYSLDMGALIAGAKYKGEFEERLKAVIKEVTQSDGEIILFIDEIHTLVGAGGGEGAMDAANILKPALARGELRSIGATTLNEYQKYLEKDKALERRFQKVMVEEPDAADAISILRGLKERYETHHKVRIKDEAIIAAVEMSQRYISDRFLPDKAIDLMDEAASKLRLEMDSVPEVVDELERRIMQLEIEREAIKREKDDRKVAELSEEIANLSAQRDSLRAKWKGEKDLVDGINQKVELIENYKLEAEQAERAGDYGKVAELRYGTIVEAQNEVEKLKAALLENQSDSRMLKEEVTADDIAGVVSRWTGIPVSKMIQSEREKLLHLEEELHKRVAGQEEAIEAISDAIRRSRAGLQDKRRPIGSFIFLGTTGVGKTELAKALAEYLFNDEGALVRIDMSEYQERHAVSRLIGAPPGYVGYDEGGQLTEAVRRKPYSVVLLDEIEKAHPDVFNILLQVLDDGRLTDNKGRVVNFKNTIIIMTSNIGSNIIQENFQGLEDNNRDELVAKTKNELFTLLRATIRPEFLNRIDEIIMFTPLNRDEIHDIVKLQFNQVKHTLAEMGISMEATDEALDWLAQLGYDPQFGARPLKRVIQKRILNELSKQILAGTVDKDSTIKVDMFDNNFVFLNVPKTAEDAVKS, translated from the coding sequence ATGAACTTTAACAACTTTACAATAAAAGCCCAGGAAGCCGTACAAAAGGCTTCGGAAATTGCTACTGGTAATCAACAGCAGGCAATTGAACCCGCACACCTGTTAAAAGGCTTGTTGCTGGTTGATGAAAATGTTATAACCTATTTATTAAAAAAACTAAATGTAAACCTTAACCGGCTGAACGAAACGCTTGATGCACAAATAACGTCGTACCCTAAGGTAAGCGGAAGCAATATTTATCTTTCCTCAGATGCCAATTCGTCACTGCAAAAAGCGCAGGGATACCTAAAGGAATTTAAAGACGAATTTGTATCGGTTGAACATATACTGTTAGGTATACTCGCAGCAGGTGGTACGGTAAGCTCCATGCTCAAAGATCTTGGTGTGAACGAAAAAGATCTTAAAAAAGCCATCCTAAGTTTACGTGGCGATAGCAAAGTAACTGACCAGAATGCTGAAGCTACCTACAACGCTTTAAATAAATATGCCCGTAACCTCAATGAGTATGCCGGATCAGGTAAGTTAGACCCGGTGATTGGCCGTGACGAAGAGATTCGGCGCGTGATACAGATACTATCACGCAGAACCAAGAACAACCCTATACTGGTAGGTGAACCGGGCGTAGGTAAAACCGCTATTGCCGAAGGTATTGCCTTCAGGATAATTAAAGGTGATGTGCCTGAAAGCTTAAAAACCAAGGTAGTTTACTCGCTGGATATGGGAGCGCTTATTGCAGGCGCCAAATACAAGGGCGAATTTGAAGAGCGCCTTAAAGCCGTGATAAAAGAAGTTACCCAGAGTGATGGTGAGATCATTCTGTTTATTGATGAGATCCATACGCTGGTAGGTGCCGGTGGGGGCGAAGGAGCCATGGATGCCGCTAATATATTAAAGCCCGCTTTGGCCCGTGGCGAACTAAGGTCAATTGGTGCTACTACGCTTAACGAGTACCAGAAGTATCTGGAAAAAGATAAAGCTCTTGAACGCCGTTTTCAAAAAGTAATGGTCGAAGAGCCCGATGCTGCAGATGCTATATCTATTTTGCGTGGATTAAAGGAACGTTATGAAACCCACCACAAGGTGCGTATTAAAGACGAGGCCATTATCGCAGCAGTTGAAATGTCGCAACGATATATATCCGACAGGTTTTTACCCGATAAGGCTATCGACCTGATGGACGAAGCTGCTTCTAAACTGCGTTTGGAAATGGATTCGGTACCTGAGGTAGTTGATGAGCTGGAACGCCGCATTATGCAGCTGGAAATTGAACGTGAGGCTATAAAACGTGAAAAGGACGACCGCAAGGTTGCTGAGTTGAGCGAGGAAATAGCTAACCTGTCGGCCCAGCGCGATTCTTTGCGTGCCAAATGGAAAGGTGAGAAGGATTTAGTTGATGGCATCAATCAAAAAGTGGAGCTTATTGAAAATTATAAGCTGGAAGCAGAACAGGCAGAACGCGCCGGTGACTATGGCAAGGTAGCTGAGTTACGCTACGGGACTATCGTGGAAGCGCAGAACGAGGTTGAAAAACTGAAAGCTGCCCTGCTCGAAAATCAGAGCGACAGCCGTATGCTGAAGGAAGAAGTTACTGCCGATGATATTGCAGGGGTAGTTTCCCGCTGGACAGGTATACCCGTTTCTAAAATGATCCAGAGCGAACGTGAAAAACTGCTGCATCTGGAAGAAGAGCTGCACAAACGCGTAGCCGGGCAGGAGGAGGCTATTGAGGCCATAAGTGATGCTATACGCCGCAGCCGTGCGGGTTTACAGGATAAGCGCAGGCCAATTGGTTCTTTTATATTCCTGGGTACAACAGGTGTAGGTAAAACCGAACTTGCAAAAGCATTGGCCGAATACCTGTTTAATGATGAAGGCGCGCTGGTACGCATTGACATGAGCGAATATCAGGAACGACACGCCGTTTCAAGGTTGATAGGAGCGCCTCCGGGCTATGTGGGATATGATGAAGGCGGCCAGCTTACCGAGGCTGTGCGCCGTAAACCTTACAGCGTGGTATTGCTTGACGAAATTGAAAAAGCGCACCCTGACGTGTTTAATATATTGCTGCAGGTACTGGATGATGGTCGCCTGACTGACAACAAAGGTCGTGTGGTGAACTTTAAGAACACTATCATCATCATGACGTCCAATATTGGATCGAACATAATACAGGAAAACTTCCAGGGACTGGAAGATAATAACCGCGATGAGTTGGTGGCCAAAACCAAGAACGAGTTGTTCACCTTGCTAAGGGCAACCATCAGACCTGAGTTTTTAAATCGTATTGATGAGATCATTATGTTTACTCCGCTTAACCGCGATGAGATACATGATATTGTAAAACTACAGTTTAACCAGGTAAAACATACCCTTGCCGAAATGGGAATCTCTATGGAAGCTACCGATGAAGCGCTCGACTGGCTGGCGCAATTGGGTTACGACCCGCAATTTGGCGCCCGTCCGCTGAAACGTGTTATCCAGAAAAGGATCCTGAATGAACTGTCAAAACAGATCCTTGCCGGTACAGTAGATAAGGACAGTACCATTAAGGTAGATATGTTTGATAACAACTTCGTGTTCCTGAATGTTCCCAAGACTGCAGAGGATGCTGTTAAATCATAA